One window from the genome of Rhizoctonia solani chromosome 15, complete sequence encodes:
- a CDS encoding Transposase family tnp2 produces MIEKLCYCSLCHAYTQKLGNFFGGAHYQSLWNIQPSPDSPYRLFDNFQDLALGFALDGFSLFKRCRKGNSTAWPLILVNYNLAPSIRTHLENVICVGVIPGPKQFKDLNSFLIPLLEELLELKIGVPTKDCSAVPLQQWFKLRAFLVLAFGDIPALSKLLGVKGHNAFVPCRTCQIHGVQGPNSHVYYVPITQPGGEDYWDIEDLPMQTPELFESHLAEIEASSTKTAREKLARVYGVNSRCVFSTLQTINVAASFPYDFMHLMFKNIVPNLIRHWTGTFKDLDEGSGNYSLTHIWGTIGAETAAALKFIPAQFVGTIHNIDQDISLYKAKGYSFWMLYLAPILLKGRLPSKYYQHVLDLCEIIELCLRYSIKQAQIDYLEEKIQNWVADYEAYYYQYKETRLSACPLTIHALLHVPYYIRQTGPVWTSWAFVMERFCGSLLPAIKNRLNPYPCINNYVQRRAQLQNISAMYNVRTIQPHDSRGSTYGDQEEMSKWEEVYPKFPASILGTPIHRKYPLNNQLFNQLLQYFCLYLTPTPTRSTFQAMIDIESVTQYGRVRIAGGGDRFRVAKSDSNPWDRDNTFVRFIMYPDANASFRNRADRPVRQVNYGQLLDIIYLKLKPNEHYPNVDLEYLLAHILPCETFTHDDATSTLVEYQKMAGHSIVVHLNSVEAVVGRAKRDDTWGIIDRSNGAVRTLFTNDNNQPGEEL; encoded by the exons ATGATTGAAAAGCTTTGTTATTGCTCACTGTGTCATGCATATACTCAGAAACTTGGCAACTTTTTTGGCGGCGCACATTACCAATCACTTTGGAACATCCAGCCTAGTCCAGACAGTCCTTACCGTCTTTTTGACAACTTTCAGGATCTTGCACTTGGATTTGCACTAGATGGGTTTTCTCTGTTCAAACGTTGCCGCAAGGGGAACTCTACTGCATGGCCATTGATACTGGTAAATTATAATCTTGCTCCGTCTATCCGCACTCATCTTGAGAATGTGATTTGCGTTGGAGTTATCCCTGGACCAAAGCAATTCAAGGATCTCAACTCATTCTTAATACCTTTACTTGAGGAACTTTTGGAGCTCAAGATTGGAGTACCAACTAAGGATTGCTCTGCCGTGCCTTTGCAACAATGGTTTAAGCTCCGTGCCTTTCTGGTTCTTGCATTTGGTGACATCCCAGCACTGTCTAAACTACTTGGTGTCAAAGGCCATAATGCATTTGTCCCCTGCCGTACTTGTCAAATCCATGGAGTTCAAGGCCCAAATTCACATGTTTATTATGTCCCAATTACTCAGCCAGGCGGAGAGGACTATTGGGACATAGAGGACCTCCCTATGCAAACGCCTGAGCTATTCGAAAGTCATTTAGCAGAGATAGAAGCCAGCTCTACAAAGACTGCCCGCGAAAAACTAGCTCGAGTCTACGGCGTAAACTCTCGGTGTGTTTTCTCCACCCTACAGACAATCAATGTGGCGGCTTCATTCCCCTATGACTTTATGCACTTGATGTTCAAAAACATTGTCCCAAATTTAATTCGACATTGGACGGGAACCTTTAAAGATCTTGATGAAGGCAGCGGCAACTATTCGCTCACCCATATATGGGGTACTATTGGTGCTGAGACTGCCGCCGCTCTTAAGTTTATTCCAGCTCAGTTTGTTGGAACAATTCACAATATAGATCAAGATATTTCACTCTACAAGGCCAAGGGATACAGCTTCTGGATGCTCTACTTAGCTCCAATCCTTCTCAAAGGCCGACTCCCTTCCAAGTATTATCAACATGTCTTAGATTTATGCGAAATCATTGAACTTTGCCTAAGATACTCAATCAAACAAGCTCAGATTGACTACCTAGAGGAGAAGATTCAGAACTGGGTTGCAGATTACGAGGC GTATTATTATCAGTACAAGGAGACTCGCCTCAGCGCTTGCCCGCTTACCATTCATGCACTTCTGCATGTTCCGTATTATATTCGCCAAACTGGGCCTGTCTGGACATCGTGGGCTTTTGTAATGGAACGCTTTTGTGGCAGCCTACTTCCTGCTATCAAGAATCGGCTCAACCCATATCCTTGTATCAACAACTATGTCCAAAGGCGAGCTCAATTACAGAATATATCTGCTATGTACAATGTTAGGACTATTCAACCGCATGACTCCAGGGGATCAACGTATGGAGatcaagaagaaatgtcCAAGTGGGAAGAGGTATACCCTAAAT TCCCAGCCTCTATTTTAGGTACACCAATACATCGCAAGTATCCGCTCAATAACCAACTTTTCAACCAACTTCTTCAATACttttgtttgtatctgaCTCCTACACCAACTCGATCCACATTTCAAGCAATGATAGACATTGAATCTGTCACACAATACGGCCGAGTAAGGATTGCCGGCGGAGGCGACCGTTTTCGAGTTGCAAAGAGTGACTCCAATCCATGGGATCGAGACAACACGTTTGTTCGA TTTATTATGTATCCAGATGCCAACGCTAGCTTTAGAAATCGGGCAGACCGACCAGTTCGCCAAGTAAATTATGGGCAGCTTCTTGACATCATTTATCTAAAGCTTAAGCCCAATGAGCACTATCCAAATGTCGACCTCGAATACCTCCTAGCCCACATTCTTCCCTGTGAAACGTTCACGCACGACGATGCAACCAGTACACTGGTTGAATATCAAAAGATGGCCGGGCATTCAATAGTCGTTCACTTAAACTCGGTTGAGGCTGTCGTCGGGCGAGCAAAACGAGACGACACTTGGGGAATTATTGACCGAAGCAATGGAGCGGTAAGAACTCTCTTCACGAATGATAACAATCAACCGGGTGAAGAGCTTTGA
- a CDS encoding WD40 repeat-like protein, producing the protein MPFIIKIRKIFSYTKKKWKEYRNTGSASAPSRPTESCNTLGVTSTNTRDKRPAGWNTIRSLITVIEPGAKAIGLPIHGLRAFVDRLESAFEEREEYAELAAQLNAILDDLAKHVNQPIGTEMTASVKRIYADLEDEIKKVTERQAMAMRRRLIGAMEEANEIMECYRRIDGYLQRLTLNANISILKAVNEQTAYVQKQAMEARLKNMSPATAAVFDSAESHNVRRRSCAPGTRTAQIKLLLDWAHDPEVGRTCWLNGMAGTGKTTIAYSVCEALKEEYQLAASFFCSRTIPQCRQVKHIIPSIAYQLARFSLPFWLALDKALEADPDTHTLALETQYKKLIVEPLLASQDSLPRSFIVVIDALDECENEGIVGQILDLLLSTKYTLPVRYLMSSRPEKEITRRTGNCGNTSDNPRLVLHELDDDSVKTDIQAYIHHELRDVPLTDDQMQTIARRCGALFIYASTICRYIRQAHEVDALGEALNLITNSTAIPMKQDNKNVIDDLYTTILLTAFHRSEIDEMRETKMRDILETVICAMEPMTLHTIGQVVGLKNAEQVDRLLKPLRSVLNVGKENKLVTPLHASFPDFMLSKDRSKDLCCERGKRHAQMAKVCLELISKAEPQFNICRLPSSHLLDSEVDDLDTRITNSISQGLSYACRHWPTHLGFAEHQDEFVGSVRHFFSSRLLLWMEIINLTKHIRYGTTMIQNVEKWCSEHKVPEDMTKLVHDASQFVSVYANHPVSRSTPHIYVSMLPFWPPSRPVSVAYMPRTTGIIEPEGTAMARRRLALIATWKVSSRRIRSIGLSGDGTRLAVHNEGSIEVYDTSTGETISSLTNECTRGVHSVAISPDGTQVAFAKYRAAYIWNVGNRGTTANLFPNLTPSIKCIAFSSDGCRVACGTRNGEVHIHALHDDTTSRGPLKGHTEEVTSIAFSRDSLRLASASGDGTVRVREVRTGQTVGEPFKEHTRSVYSVCYSPDGSRLASASWDHSIQVRGVSSGTMAPKLLTIHTPHPRSIAFSPSGAFIASGSADKAIRVYDARTGQIVLGPLDGHTERVTSLIFSPDSARLYSCSRDGTVRIWNVQDLGTHHTLSKAPALSSGVYRIRYSNSGKQLVSDSSDGTLHVWDVKTGELVMEPLRGHQKAVLSVDYSHSDTYIASASSDGTLRIWDALSGSDIHGPIEHSNRVNCVRFSPDDSCIASGSLDGTVKIWDVTSGQQIVELFRAHEFHVATSVELSPDGQQVAFGYGSISDLGDSEDPLYGAIRVVDRSTGDTVAGPINVQDFITSIEFSPNGMRLVSGSYDKSVRIWDVQTGEQLVACGEVEDDTRRDDKDSNNDRGHRKEVNSVAFSPNGRYVASGSDDMTVCIWDAENGNLVLGPLKAHTSRVYFVQFSPDSSHIASCSDDRTVRFWSLASCATSVQNGVLTASGASDFHSYFT; encoded by the exons ATGCCATTCATAATCAAGATTCGTAAGATATTCTCGTACACTAAAAAGAAATGGAAAGAATACCGCAACACCGGATC TGCATCTGCTCCATCGAGACCCACCGAAAGCTGCAACACATTAGGGGTCACCAGTACCAATACACGTGACAAAAGGCCGGCCGGCTGGAATACCATCAGATCGCTGATAACAGTTATTGAGCCGGGTGCTAAGGCGATCGGCTTGCCAATTCACGGACTGAGAGCCTTCGTAGACAGACTCGAG AGTGCATTCGAAGAACGTGAGGAGTATGCCGAGTTAGCGGCGCAACTAAATGCAATATTGGATGATCTGGCCAAGCACGTGAATCAACCGATAGGCACTGAAATGACTGCTAGCGTTAAGCGAATCTACGC AGACCTGGAAGATGAGATCAAAAAGGTCACTGAGCGTCAAGCGATGGCGATGAGAAGACGACTGATCGGTGCAATGGAAGAGGCAAATGAGATAATGGAGTGCTACCGCCGAATCGATGGCTATCTGCAACGCTTGACA CTGAACGCAAACATCAGCATCCTCAAAGCGGTTAACGAACAAACAGCA TACGTCCAAAAACAAGCCATG GAAGCACGATTGAAGAACATGTCGCCCGCCACGGCCGCAGTCTTCGACTCTGCAGAGTCTCACAACGTCAGACGAAGATCGTGTGCACCAGGTACCCGGACCGCACAAATAAAGCTACTGCTCGATTGGGCCCATGATCCCGAAGTCGGAAGGACATGCTGGCTAAACGGCATGGCAGGTACCGGCAAAACGACCATCGCATACAGCGTCTGCGAAGCACTCAAGGAAGAATATCAGCTTGCAGCCAGCTTCTTCTGCTCACGAACAATCCCACAGTGCCGACAGGTCAAACACATTATACCATCCATCGCCTATCAGCTGGCTCGGTTTTCCCTTCCGTTTTGGCTGGCACTGGATAAGGCCCTCGAGGCGGACCCTGATACACATACGCTAGCACTTGAGACCCAGTACAAGAAGCTGATTGTGGAACCATTATTGGCATCACAAGATAGCCTGCCTAGAAGCTTTATTGTTGTGATCGACGCTTTGGACGAGTGTGAGAACGAGGGTATCGTAGGCCAGATCCTAGACTTGCTGCTATCAACCAAATACACCCTGCCTGTGAGGTATCTTATGTCCAGCCGGCCGGAAAAAGAGATCACGCGACGCACGGGGAATTGCGGCAATACAAGTGATAACCCACGTCTGGTGCTACACGAACTAGACGACGACTCGGTAAAGACCGATATTCAAGCATATATACACCACGAGCTACGCGATGTTCCCCTGACAGATGACCAAATGCAAACTATAGCCCGACGCTGCGGAGCACTGTTCATCTATGCTTCTACCATCTGCCGCTACATCAGACAGGCACACGAAGTGGACGCCTTGGGGGAAGCCTTGAACCTGATTACGAACTCGACTGCAATCCCAATGAAACAAGATAATAAGAATGTGATCGATGACCTCTATACCACCATACTGCTTACTGCCTTTCACAGATCCGAGATCGACGAGATGCGCGAAACCAAAATGCGAGATATACTCGAAACAGTGATATGCGCCATGGAACCCATGACGCTCCATACGATTGGCCAGGTCGTAGGTCTGAAGAACGCAGAGCAAGTGGATCGGCTGCTCAAGCCCTTGCGATCGGTGCTGAATGTCGGAAAAGAGAACAAGCTGGTCACACCCCTTCATGCATCATTTCCGGACTTCATGCTGTCCAAGGACCGGTCAAAGGATCTGTGCTGCGAACGCGGGAAGCGACATGCCCAAATGGCAAAGGTCTGCCTTGAGCTGATCAGCAAGGCCGAGCCGCAGTTCAACATATGTCGCTTGCCATCTTCGCACCTTCTAGATAGCGAGGTAGATGACCTGGATACTCGAATTACCAACTCGATCTCGCAAGGTCTGTCATACGCTTGTCGACACTGGCCCACCCACCTTGGGTTTGCGGAGCACCAAGACGAGTTCGTTGGATCGGTGCGCCACTTCTTCTCATCAAGACTACTGCTCTGGATGGAGATCATAAACCTGACGAAACACATACGCTATGGGACGACAATGATTCAAAACGTGGAGAAGTGGTGCAGC GAACACAAAGTCCCTGAGGATATGACGAAACTAGTACACGACGCATCACAGTTCGTATCGGTGTATGCGAACCATCCTGTATCTCGGAGTACCCCCCACATCTACGTATCTATGCTTCCCTTCTGGCCGCCCTCTAGGCCCGTTTCTGTGGCGTACATGCCAAGAACAACCGGTATAATCGAACCGGAAGGGACAGCGATGGCACGAAGGCGACTGGCACTTATTGCCACATGGAAGGTCTCGTCCCGGCGGATCAGGTCCATCGGTCTTTCAGGCGATGGAACACGGCTAGCGGTACATAACGAGGGTAGCATCGAGGTGTATGATACGTCCACTGGCGAGACCATATCCAGCCTCACGAACGAATGCACAAGGGGTGTCCACTCAGTTGCCATATCTCCTGATGGCACCCAAGTCGCTTTTGCCAAATATCGTGCTGCCTATATATGGAATGTTGGTAATCGAGGCACGACTGCCAACCTGTTCCCCAACCTTACGCCATCCATCAAGTGCATTGCATTCTCCTCGGACGGATGTCGTGTTGCCTGTGGCACACGTAATGGCGAAGTACACATCCACGCCTTGCATGACGATACTACCAGTCGTGGTCCACTCAAAGGGCATACTGAAGAGGTCACGTCGATTGCATTCTCTCGAGACAGCTTGCGCCTTGCATCTGCATCAGGAGACGGTACTGTGCGAGTGCGAGAGGTACGAACCGGCCAAACGGTGGGCGAACCATTCAAGGAGCATACTAGATCCGTCTACTCGGTGTGCTATTCACCCGATGGCTCACGCCTTGCCTCGGCTTCTTGGGATCACTCCATTCAAGTGCGGGGTGTAAGCTCAGGAACTATGGCTCCGAAACTACTCACAATCCACACCCCTCATCCACGATCGATTGCCTTCTCACCCAGCGGCGCTTTCATTGCGTCTGGATCAGCCGACAAAGCCATCCGAGTATACGATGCGCGCACCGGTCAGATCGTGCTTGGTCCGCTAGATGGTCACACTGAACGGGTTACCTCGCTCATATTTTCGCCAGACAGCGCTCGACTTTATTCATGCTCAAGGGATGGGACTGTGCGCATATGGAACGTCCAGGATCTTGGCACACATCATACTTTATCAAAGGCACCAGCGCTTTCTTCGGGTGTCTACCGCATCCGATACTCGAACAGCGGGAAGCAACTTGTCTCTGATTCGTCAGATGGGACGCTGCATGTGTGGGATGTGAAGACAGGCGAGCTGGTCATGGAACCACTGCGTGGTCATCAAAAGGCCGTATTGTCTGTCGACTACTCACATAGCGATACGTATATTGCCTCTGCTTCGTCGGATGGGACATTAAGAATATGGGATGCCTTGTCTGGTAGCGATATACATGGACCAATCGAGCATAGTAATAGGGTGAACTGTGTGCGGTTTTCGCCTGATGACTCGTGCATTGCTTCGGGGTCCCTTGACGGCACAGTGAAAATATGGGATGTCACCAGCGGTCAACAGATCGTCGAGCTGTTCAGAGCACACGAATTCCATGTGGCCACCTCGGTGGAGTTATCCCCGGACGGGCAGCAAGTCGCTTTTGGATACGGCTCTATCTCAGATCTGGGAGACTCAGAGGACCCATTGTACGGAGCTATACGAGTGGTGGATCGATCCACAGGGGACACAGTGGCTGGTCCGATCAATGTGCAGGACTTTATCACCTCGATTGAGTTCTCCCCGAATGGTATGCGCCTCGTCTCAGGATCATATGACAAATCAGTGCGAATATGGGATGTGCAGACAGGAGAGCAACTTGTTGCTTGTGGCGAGGTCGAGGATGACACACGTCGCGATGACAAAGATAGTAACAATGACCGCGGCCATAGGAAAGAAGTCAACTCTGTGGCATTCTCACCTAACGGTCGTTATGTCGCATCTGGCTCAGATGACATGACCGTTTGTATCTGGGATGCGGAGAACGGTAACCTCGTACTCGGTCCTCTCAAGGCACACACGAGTCGTGTATACTTTGTCCagttctcacccgacagcTCACACATTGCATCATGCTCGGATGATCGGACTGTCCGTTTCTGGAGCTTGGCCAGCTGTGCGACTAGTGTGCAGAATGGAGTGTTGACGGCATCAGGCGCGTCTGATTTTCATTCCTACTTCACCTGA
- a CDS encoding glycoside hydrolase family 31 protein produces the protein MPYNKQSDPYRYIKAEDFFSDLDSKGGKPQWARVENVKLVTTSFDSKSAITNRACDHGLAFRDDNNKILLVQFIRPTVFRVRFNPRYTSVEQYSTWNSRNLVQDTLTDLISTLDRFERVSWEVFARDEGDLVVIESRPTLGANNQSGRAPATADPDGYYMQLRIRKRNFKIIALQPVGRSRSWEDDDLRSFGVCGPDETKYDIKVVWQTKPSGISYSDKATVIEVEKPGRARYLGFGEQGGRQLLKTKVIIDYFNYDNMTYSQVYNHGPLDSREPLYHSEPFWMEVSQHPGYKLKIASFVDNFSQVCLDIGSKDNSVFRVATRFNCMQLFVVAGTSISDVITSYTSIVGRPLLKPRYVLGYHQGCYGYDTPQKILEVVKAYRDSGFPLDGLHLDVDIQRNYKTFTVDPHVFPAPAKLFEDLRNQGVKCSTNITPFINGDDDHEYSTLQEALKYRYLVEDRRFVQDNGPQNANEDQYMLYRCGHKDEFQASDSNQEPRNHYDPEDRVELSDTWNTGKPFRGGVWYGGSLGRPGYYPDLNRKEVRIWWGKQYDYLISLGLEFVWQDMTSPCMGASYGDMRSFPFRLWLSSDSIKSIKEKGPSDQQPRLPAIRIWSLYAFNLHKATYNGWNYNPRRKGKRNFIIGRGGFIGLHRYAGLWTGDNASRWDFLRVSVAQVLSLGLSGISISGADVGGFEPGSEGEQWANPELLMRWYCAYSLLPWFRNHYNGKSGKKLFQEPFRYAEKSHEAPEDERWMYLATLPICRYYVMLRYTLLQLLYDQMFDNLLTGLPIARSLIITNEQDSSLVGENSDFLDDEYMVGDDLLVAPILHPQGSEWDPVTRVVYLPRPNSWWQCNLRAEGPDSAVALGNEFKGGSLIPYDARWAGRVQDPYVTPMFIKFGAILPQIEPRMYAEDYQSKPNPITIHIYPGHTGPNRSYDLYLDDGVSRESAPTAKGLRIQQRLSINKLRERQTTDDDRKFSTDAFGDKQAEDVYWKVRIFQASPPRRETTHNHPPGQPKTITRTIELWTIHKHERFDPTLINGPVYRLFIWGESKCGEAFESAQWEDSVDTPISQRYYDKIKNAWIIELPIREVAEKDYILKSAGPTLDPKKGLWSGDSVAVTVMETNDWRLGNWMCSTLLDNQEHFIAHSIDTLAQNNESAFCAEVAGNVGPCVEDGTDDGGLVAEEYQCLAIQLKLGNSATSDHGTMC, from the exons ATGCCTTACAATAAACAATCAGACCCATATCGCTATATCAAGGCCGAGGACTTTTTTTCCGACTTGGACTCTAAGGGCGGGAAGCCACAATGGGCTCGAGTGGAAAACGTGAAGCTGGTGACCACCTCGTTTGACTCGAAAAGCGCTATAACGAATCGGGCTTGTGACCATGGGCTTGCTTTTCGGGACGACAATAACAAGATCCTCCTGGTTCAGTTCATTAGACCTACTGTTTTTCGCGTCCGTTTCAACCCTAGATACACTTCAGTCGAACAGTACTCTACCTGGAACTC TCGTAACCTTGTGCAGGATACCCTTACGGATCTGATATCTACCCTGGACCGTTTTGAACGCGTCAGCTGGGAGGTCTTTGCTCGGGACGAAGGTGACTTGGTTGTGATCGAGTCTCGACCCACGCTCGGAGCCAACAACCAGTCAGGGCGGGCACCGGCTACTGCTGACCCTGACGGATATTACATGCAACTCCGAATCCGCAAAAGGAATTTTAAAATCATTGCTCTTCAGCCTGTTGGCCGGAGCCGATCCTGGGAAGACGATGATCTCAGGAGTTTTGGGGTTTGTGGGCCCGATGAAACGAAGTATGACATCAAGGTAGTTTGGCAGACCAAACCTAGCGGCATATCGTACTCGGACAAAGCAACAGTGATAGAGGTCGAAAAGCCTGGAAGGGCTAGATATCTGG GTTTTGGAGAACAGGGTGGAAGACAGTTGCTAAAAACAAAAGTTATAATAGACTACTTTA ATTACGATAATATGACCTACTCTCAGGTCTATAATCACGGACCTTTAGACTCTCGCGAACCGCTATACCATTCGGAGCCTTTCTGGATGGAAGTCAGCCAGCATCCGGGATACAAGCTAAAGATTGCCAGTTTTGTGGATAATTTCTCCCAAGTATGCTTGGACATCGGGTCCAAGGATAACAGTGTGTTTCGTGTCGCTACGCGTTTCAACTGCATGCAGTTGTTCGTCGTCGCTGGAACTTCCATCAGCGATGTCATCACTTCCTACACCTCTATAGTTGGTCGGCCTTTGCTCAAACCTCGTTACGTACTTGGCTATCATCAGGGGTGCTACGGCTACGACACCCCGCAAAAGATACTCGAAGTAGTTAAAGCCTATCGTGATTCGGGGTTTCCTTTGGACGGATTGCATTTGGATGTGGACATACAGAGAAACTATAAGACGTTTACAGTCGATCCTCATGTGTTTCCCGCACCGGCCAAACTATTTGAAGATCTTCGGAACCAAGGAGTGAAATGCAGTACCAACATCACACCGTTTATCAATGGAGATGATGACCACGAGTATTCAACGCTTCAAGAGGCACTGAAATACCG GTACCTGGTAGAGGACAGGCGATTCGTTCAAGACAATGGTCCACAAAACGCCAACGAGGATCAGTATATGCTGTATCGCTGTGGACACAAGGACGAGTTCCAAGCTTCAGACTCGAACCAGGAGCCCCGAAATCATTATGATCCCGAAGATAGAGT TGAGCTTTCCGACACATGGAACACAGGGAAGCCGTTTCGAGGAGGAGTTTGGTACGGCGGAAGCTTGGGCAGG CCAGGGTACTATCCCGACCTGAACCGGAAAGAAGTTCGGATCTGGTGGGGCAAGCAGTACGACTATCTCATTTCGCTTGGGCTCGAGTTCGTGTGGCAGGATATGACTTCGCCTTGCATGGGCGCCAGTTATGGCGATATGAGGAG TTTCCCGTTTCGGTTGTGGCTGTCCTCGGACTCGATCAAGTCGATCAAGGAAAAAGGTCCGTCCGATCAACAGCCTCGACTTCCGGCTATACGAATATGGTCCTTGTATGCGTTCAATCTGCACAAGGCCACCTACAACGGATGGAATTACAACCCTCGTCGAAAAGGGAAACGTAACTTTATCATTGGGCGCGGCGGCTTTATAGGCTTGCACCGTTATGCCGGCCTTTGGACTGGGGACAATGCTTCGCGCTGGGACTTCCTTCGGGTATCCGTTGCGCAGGTGCTTTCGCTTGGGCTTTCTGGAATCAGCATATCTGGTGCCGACGTTGGCGGGTTCGAACCGGGATCAGAGGGTGAGCAGTGGGCTAACCCTGAGCTTTTGATGCGCTGGTACTGCGCATATTCGCTGTTGCCCTGGTTCCG TAACCATTACAATGGAAAATCTGGGAAAAAGCTATTTCAG GAACCTTTCCGCTACGCCGAAAAGTCACACGAAGCTCCGGAAGATGAGAGATGGATGTATCTTGCTACCTTGCCGATCTGCCGGTACTATGTCATGCTGAGGTATACGCTATTGCAGCTTTTATACGATCAGATGTTCGACAATCTTTTGACTGGGTTACCAATTGCTCGATCCCTT ATTATAACGAATGAGCAAGATTCGTCCTTGGTCGGAGAG AACTCGGATTTCCTCGATGACGAGTACATGGTTGGAGATGATCTCTTGGTTGCCCCAATTCTCCATCCCCAGGGCTCAGAATGGGATCCGGTCACCCGCGTAGTGTACCTGCCTCGGCCCAACTCATGGTGGCAGTGCAACCTGCGCGCTGAAGGGCCTGATAGCGCAGTTGCTCTAGGGAACGAGTTCAAGGGCGGATCATTGATACCCTATGATGCTCGCTGGGCTGGAAGAGTGCAGGATCCCTACGTGACTCCGATGTTTATCAAGTTCG GTGCTATTCTCCCGCAAATAGAGCCAAGGATGTATGCGGAGGATTATCAGTCCAAGCCGAATCCTATCACCATTCATATTTACCCCGGACATACTGGACCGAACCGG TCGTATGATTTGTATCTCGATGATGGGGTATCGCGAGAGAGCGCGCCAACGGCCAAGGGTTTGCGAATTCAGCAGCGGCTATCGATCAACAAGCTACGGGAAAGGCAAACGACGGACGACGATCGGAAGTTCTCGACTGATGCGTTTGGGGACAAGCAAGCCGAAGACGTGTACTGGAAAGTCCGGATATTCCAGGCAAGTCCCCCACGGAGG GAAACGACGCACAATCATCCTCCTGGTCAGCCAAAGACTATCACGCGTACCATCGAGCTATGGACGATCCACAAGCACGAGCGTTTCGACCCGACACTGATCAACGGTCCGGTCTATCGACTTTTCATCTGGGGAGAGTCCAAGTGCGGAGAAGCATTTGAGAGTGCGCAGTGGGAAGATTCCGTGGACACTCCCATTTCTCAACGTTATTACGACAAGATCAAGAATGCTTGGATTATAGAGCTACCGATTCGGGAGGTTGCCGAGAAGGACTATATACTCAAAT CGGCTGGACCCACGCTGGACCCCAAAAAGGGATTGTGGTCGGGAGACTCCGTAGCGGTAACGGTAATGGAAACCAATGATTGGCGGCTCGGGAATTGGATgtgcagcactcttctcgACAACCAGGAACACTTTATAGCACACTCGATCGACACTCTTGCCCAAAATAACGAGTCGGCCTTTTGTG CCGAAGTCGCGGGAAATGTGGGCCCGTGTGTGGAAGACGGAACAGACGACGGAGGGCTCGTTGCCGAAGAATATCAGTGTCTGGCTATCCAGTTGAAGCTCGGCAACTCTGCGACCTCTGACCATGGAACTATGTGCTGA